One window from the genome of Pyrobaculum ferrireducens encodes:
- a CDS encoding DUF1156 domain-containing protein yields MTSLLESGIPIEAINEYSEVEKGPGRPPHWEMVFWWTRKPLAGARAVIAAALLPADAYSNPEQFLNDLFPCRRERKTVYQCNPSPRLVERLRGKKVLDPFAGFGSIPLEAARLGADAAAVELLPTAYVFLKAVLEYPKKFSHLTTEITGREAKELGLEDVVKKFNGVKAVADSARYKVPALIYDVAKWGRWVLEQLRNDSDVAGLYDADVYIGTWEVKCPVCGRYTPLVGNWWLARVKGKTYYERLAWMKWEDGRISVVDLNEECRRQGGGSCGELNAKVQTREEEGGGSVEWRGQRYAVPAKNIDARRETAQCLHCRAEINHRVVNGKITKGGRRDGDWYVKWALRQWNELYEKYLRGEVTLEELKNASVRPTLLAKVYVKDGDLQFQPATQQDMDKLWQAAERLRRMWGDPDIPTEELWKYHMGTAGQLSIWTWGFNKFFKLFNPRQLLTLVKLVKLIREAGKKIEEDKLKEGLNKEEALKYAEAVTTYLAIALTNMSDFNSISSQWQATAWQPVKRAFAMRGISMQWNYGDVKPYSKGTGSWNNAIENIISSLSYLVFATSGSPSRFWVVLDDASELSKLEGGKFDVIITDPPYADDVAYSELSDFYFVWLKRALSDSDGAALRPRFVPEAFFDELGLEVRTQWERFAVREVSESVGRWEYFKISATFRDMLAKAFANVLRFLKEDGLLVTYYVAKKPESWAALVDALWRVNGLEMVAAYPVATESEENVVARGKASVLGGYVSAWRRRSGPKPLDLSAERDRVVEEVAERVDRRLRAVSSGAKKKNGTTAWVYAYLAALEYLTAHSPVTLGGLELDSEGLMRQAVAIAFEALLRKAGVRLSDPAAHAYLALRIMENERGYVDSDTLSHVERATGLPHVDLIKLGLIREADVGGPRVAKRKAFEVLAPRGDTVDEIRRVYSAQRGRPVLDCFRQLQLNLLAKTSVTCAPEVREEALALARALVELARAGVLDEDDVDVKTAKVILGAEWWG; encoded by the coding sequence ATGACGTCTTTACTCGAGTCTGGCATACCGATTGAGGCTATTAACGAATATAGTGAGGTTGAGAAGGGTCCTGGGAGGCCTCCGCATTGGGAGATGGTGTTTTGGTGGACCCGGAAGCCGCTGGCTGGGGCTAGGGCGGTAATCGCCGCGGCTCTGCTACCCGCCGACGCCTACAGCAACCCAGAGCAGTTCCTAAACGACCTCTTCCCATGCCGCCGCGAGAGGAAGACGGTGTACCAGTGCAACCCCTCGCCGCGTCTCGTGGAGAGGCTGAGGGGCAAGAAGGTGCTCGACCCCTTCGCGGGCTTCGGCTCCATTCCGCTGGAGGCGGCCAGGCTCGGCGCCGACGCCGCGGCCGTGGAGCTCCTCCCCACAGCCTACGTCTTCCTCAAGGCGGTGCTGGAGTACCCAAAGAAATTCAGCCACCTCACAACGGAGATCACCGGCAGAGAGGCAAAGGAGCTCGGCCTAGAGGACGTCGTGAAGAAATTCAACGGCGTGAAGGCGGTGGCGGACTCCGCCAGGTACAAGGTGCCGGCGCTCATATACGACGTGGCGAAGTGGGGCAGGTGGGTCCTGGAGCAACTGCGCAACGACTCGGACGTGGCGGGGCTCTACGACGCCGACGTCTACATAGGCACCTGGGAAGTCAAGTGCCCCGTCTGCGGCCGCTACACCCCGCTGGTGGGCAACTGGTGGCTCGCCAGAGTCAAGGGAAAGACCTACTACGAGAGGCTGGCATGGATGAAGTGGGAAGACGGCCGCATCTCCGTGGTGGATCTAAACGAGGAGTGCAGAAGACAAGGCGGGGGCAGCTGCGGCGAGCTCAACGCCAAGGTGCAGACCAGGGAGGAGGAAGGCGGCGGCTCGGTGGAGTGGCGGGGACAGCGCTACGCCGTGCCGGCCAAAAACATAGACGCCAGGAGGGAGACCGCCCAGTGCCTACACTGCCGCGCCGAGATCAACCACCGGGTGGTCAACGGAAAAATCACAAAAGGCGGGAGGAGAGACGGCGACTGGTACGTCAAGTGGGCCCTCCGCCAGTGGAACGAGCTATACGAAAAGTACCTACGAGGCGAGGTCACCCTGGAGGAGCTCAAAAATGCATCTGTGAGGCCCACACTTCTGGCCAAGGTGTACGTCAAAGACGGCGACCTGCAGTTCCAGCCAGCGACTCAACAAGACATGGACAAGCTGTGGCAAGCCGCCGAGAGACTCAGACGGATGTGGGGAGATCCAGATATTCCCACAGAAGAACTTTGGAAATATCATATGGGGACGGCAGGTCAATTGAGCATATGGACATGGGGTTTTAATAAATTCTTCAAGCTCTTCAACCCACGCCAGCTCCTAACCCTAGTCAAACTCGTTAAACTAATACGTGAGGCAGGTAAGAAAATTGAGGAAGATAAATTAAAGGAAGGATTGAACAAAGAAGAGGCGCTTAAATACGCAGAAGCAGTAACGACATATTTAGCAATAGCGCTTACAAATATGTCAGACTTTAACTCTATTTCGTCGCAGTGGCAAGCAACTGCATGGCAACCAGTGAAGAGGGCTTTCGCAATGCGAGGTATATCAATGCAGTGGAATTACGGAGATGTAAAACCATACTCAAAAGGAACAGGTTCGTGGAATAATGCCATAGAAAATATTATCAGTAGTTTGTCTTATCTTGTCTTTGCTACTTCTGGTAGTCCTAGCAGGTTTTGGGTTGTGCTTGATGATGCTTCTGAATTGTCTAAGTTAGAGGGAGGGAAGTTTGATGTTATTATTACTGATCCACCTTATGCTGACGATGTGGCTTATTCCGAGCTGAGCGACTTCTACTTTGTGTGGCTTAAGAGGGCGCTCAGCGACAGCGACGGCGCGGCGCTTCGGCCTAGGTTTGTGCCCGAGGCGTTTTTCGACGAGCTTGGGCTGGAGGTGAGGACTCAATGGGAGCGGTTCGCCGTGAGGGAGGTGTCGGAGAGCGTGGGGCGCTGGGAGTACTTCAAGATCAGTGCCACTTTCCGCGACATGCTGGCCAAGGCCTTTGCCAACGTGCTTAGGTTTTTGAAGGAGGACGGCCTCCTTGTGACCTACTACGTGGCTAAGAAGCCGGAGTCGTGGGCGGCTCTTGTGGACGCCCTCTGGCGCGTGAACGGGCTGGAGATGGTGGCGGCGTACCCGGTGGCCACCGAGAGCGAGGAGAACGTCGTGGCTAGGGGCAAGGCGTCTGTGCTAGGCGGCTACGTCTCTGCGTGGAGGCGCAGGTCCGGGCCTAAGCCATTGGACCTCTCGGCCGAGAGGGATAGGGTAGTGGAGGAGGTGGCCGAGAGGGTCGACCGCAGGTTGAGGGCCGTGTCCAGCGGCGCGAAGAAGAAAAACGGGACGACGGCGTGGGTCTACGCCTATTTGGCGGCTTTGGAGTACCTCACGGCCCACAGCCCGGTTACGCTCGGCGGCTTGGAGCTGGACTCCGAGGGGTTGATGAGGCAGGCGGTGGCGATCGCCTTCGAGGCCCTCCTCAGGAAGGCCGGGGTGAGGCTGTCCGACCCGGCGGCGCACGCCTACCTCGCCCTCCGCATTATGGAGAACGAGCGGGGGTATGTGGACAGCGACACTCTGTCCCACGTGGAGCGGGCCACCGGCCTGCCGCACGTAGACCTCATAAAGCTGGGACTGATTAGGGAGGCCGACGTGGGCGGGCCGAGGGTGGCTAAGCGCAAGGCCTTCGAGGTCCTGGCGCCGCGGGGGGACACGGTGGATGAGATCCGGCGGGTGTACTCGGCTCAGCGGGGGCGGCCGGTGCTTGACTGCTTCCGCCAGCTTCAGCTCAACCTCCTGGCTAAGACCTCCGTCACCTGTGCGCCTGAGGTTAGGGAGGAGGCCTTGGCGCTGGCCAGGGCGCTTGTGGAGCTGGCAAGGGCAGGTGTTCTCGACGAGGACGACGTCGATGTGAAGACCGCGAAGGTTATTCTGGGCGCCGAGTGGTGGGGGTAG
- a CDS encoding DUF499 domain-containing protein has product MSFVKLLAEGKISPAIDIYEVYGALFLGRNPEEAHRVYCDPDSFFKITYITPGFRQHIEDFLKKLAAGESQIYTLPALLGAGKSHFLALVLHIIALYRRCKGSGECVSRHLAEYGIELYTPTLAKVPNVAVFRAGRVLGEFERRLRSLATKEELRGVLRDASPIVLLFDETQYLEEEPGFVQWIQTLAEVAGEVKGVYLFVSYSLFPEGGRGPALEASRSLSAVERMNVIRVGLDTAKNIAAVFRRWAGLRPRRADIAPLKGVVREEVLRDFEGKLEKAYPFNPVFLDVVLRLADESLAERTRIQMTRELLRTLARAYVNASADELVTFAHLPEPEDILVVGGPLAGEWSTLVRLYKEDVGRLGGKAAVSVLRHILLATFLARLMPAESLYPTEDEIVAGSYNALDIRPVDVKDVLARATDVGLHVARLGDRYVYWFIGDEVHAIREAMFKFSYEDGMDVVADQLAALLRENARFFSAVYVSGVSSQRKAFGKVVILTNRDEWARALDDADKSTLAVDLMEFGVGRRRNNLFFVRRDDSGPVPADAERLLERFTAVKNVKEAAVALGQLYKAVDEVLLNLYHYFPDLLSIEDERIKREMEQLLRSRVERWKERAAYALRAAAFAWLRRVAAGFRDVDVKRLDEYLSEVAKQRSDVLRGLVEKIFAELQWDGFKKLGDLWSLYLNNEKFPPAPISFEEFLEAVKSYCAGCSCLFEVDGEVRWLSKTGCEIPPLDKDVGVAPLRWRDQLVDWAVEAFLKQLASLSTSATRYYVVYKRPSGEEVKRAVDELLTARGDWPFLSEGRLEVEVRERAVEVRIDGVATPVVERNPGSRLRVEVVGSDDLAAVIYRVGDVEREESASGRVHVFEVDLPWEPGVYSLEVEAVFRDGGRDRRRVAVNVKGRCRKVRTKYSVNVGEAVRGISVKAVKDARGLLDYFVKRGVPHRLAVRAAQVGGDVSLSVDAVFNVTSPEVRERAVRLLAALEYLSPGADVRFEFSPAVQIDSDMAQKFKGADYAFDVEVEEIC; this is encoded by the coding sequence GTGTCTTTTGTAAAGTTGTTGGCTGAGGGTAAGATAAGTCCGGCCATCGACATATACGAGGTCTACGGGGCGTTGTTTCTAGGGAGGAATCCGGAAGAGGCCCACAGGGTGTACTGCGATCCCGACTCTTTTTTCAAGATTACGTACATCACGCCGGGGTTTAGACAGCACATTGAGGATTTCTTGAAGAAGCTGGCGGCGGGGGAGTCGCAGATATACACCCTCCCAGCCCTGCTGGGGGCCGGCAAGTCTCACTTCCTCGCCCTGGTGCTCCACATCATCGCCCTGTATAGGCGGTGTAAGGGCTCAGGCGAGTGCGTATCGCGCCATTTGGCCGAGTACGGGATCGAGCTCTATACGCCCACTTTGGCGAAGGTGCCGAACGTGGCGGTTTTCAGGGCTGGGCGCGTCTTGGGAGAGTTCGAGAGGAGGCTGAGGTCTCTTGCCACTAAGGAGGAGCTCCGGGGCGTGTTGAGGGACGCGTCGCCTATCGTGTTGCTCTTCGACGAGACGCAGTACCTGGAGGAGGAGCCTGGCTTTGTCCAGTGGATCCAGACGCTGGCTGAGGTCGCCGGGGAGGTCAAGGGCGTCTACCTCTTCGTGTCCTACTCCCTCTTCCCGGAGGGCGGCCGGGGGCCTGCTCTCGAGGCTTCCAGGTCGCTGAGCGCCGTGGAGAGGATGAATGTTATTAGGGTCGGCCTGGATACGGCTAAGAACATAGCGGCTGTCTTCAGGCGCTGGGCCGGCCTCAGGCCCCGGAGAGCCGACATAGCGCCGCTGAAGGGCGTGGTGAGGGAGGAGGTCTTGAGGGATTTCGAGGGGAAGCTAGAGAAGGCCTACCCCTTCAACCCCGTTTTTCTCGACGTCGTGTTGAGGCTCGCCGACGAGTCGCTGGCCGAGCGGACAAGGATCCAGATGACTAGGGAGTTGCTCCGCACTTTAGCTAGAGCCTACGTCAATGCCTCAGCCGATGAGCTCGTGACCTTCGCCCACTTGCCGGAACCCGAGGATATCCTCGTCGTGGGCGGGCCTTTGGCTGGCGAGTGGTCCACCTTGGTGAGGCTGTACAAGGAGGATGTCGGCCGGCTTGGCGGTAAGGCCGCGGTTTCTGTCCTGAGGCACATCCTCCTGGCGACGTTTCTGGCTAGGCTTATGCCGGCCGAGTCCCTCTACCCTACTGAGGATGAGATCGTGGCGGGTAGCTACAACGCCCTCGACATTAGGCCTGTGGACGTGAAGGACGTGCTCGCCAGGGCCACCGACGTGGGGCTCCACGTGGCGAGGCTGGGCGATAGGTACGTCTATTGGTTTATCGGCGACGAGGTCCACGCCATTAGGGAGGCTATGTTTAAATTCTCCTACGAGGACGGCATGGACGTAGTCGCGGATCAGCTGGCCGCCCTTCTGAGGGAGAACGCGCGCTTCTTCTCGGCTGTCTATGTCTCGGGCGTAAGTAGCCAGAGGAAGGCCTTCGGCAAGGTGGTGATTCTGACCAATAGGGATGAGTGGGCCAGGGCGCTGGACGACGCGGATAAGTCCACGCTGGCGGTTGACCTGATGGAGTTTGGGGTGGGTAGGCGGAGGAACAACCTCTTTTTCGTTAGGCGGGACGACTCGGGGCCTGTGCCTGCCGACGCGGAGCGGCTTTTGGAGAGGTTTACGGCTGTTAAGAACGTGAAGGAGGCCGCCGTGGCGTTGGGCCAGCTCTACAAGGCGGTTGACGAGGTCCTCCTCAACCTGTACCACTACTTCCCAGATCTTCTGTCCATAGAGGACGAGAGAATTAAGCGGGAGATGGAGCAGTTGTTAAGGAGTAGGGTGGAGCGGTGGAAGGAGCGCGCCGCGTATGCTCTGAGGGCTGCGGCTTTTGCCTGGCTTAGGAGGGTGGCGGCTGGGTTTAGGGATGTGGATGTGAAGCGGCTTGACGAATACCTCAGCGAGGTGGCTAAGCAGAGGTCTGACGTGTTGAGGGGGCTTGTGGAGAAGATTTTCGCAGAGCTTCAGTGGGACGGCTTTAAGAAGCTGGGAGATCTCTGGAGTCTGTATCTAAACAACGAGAAATTCCCGCCTGCGCCGATCTCCTTTGAGGAGTTCTTGGAGGCTGTGAAGAGCTACTGCGCCGGGTGTAGCTGTCTGTTCGAGGTGGATGGAGAGGTGAGGTGGCTTTCCAAGACGGGTTGTGAGATCCCACCCCTCGACAAAGACGTTGGGGTCGCCCCGCTGAGGTGGAGGGATCAGCTTGTGGATTGGGCTGTGGAGGCGTTTTTGAAGCAACTGGCATCTCTTTCTACAAGCGCGACGCGGTATTACGTGGTGTATAAGAGGCCCAGCGGCGAGGAGGTGAAGAGGGCTGTGGATGAGCTTCTCACGGCTAGGGGCGACTGGCCCTTCCTCTCGGAGGGCCGCCTGGAGGTGGAGGTTAGGGAGAGGGCTGTGGAAGTGAGGATTGATGGGGTGGCTACTCCTGTGGTGGAGCGGAACCCCGGCTCCAGGCTGAGGGTGGAGGTGGTGGGTTCCGACGACCTAGCGGCTGTTATCTACCGCGTGGGTGATGTGGAGAGGGAGGAGAGCGCCTCCGGCAGAGTCCACGTGTTTGAGGTGGATCTGCCGTGGGAGCCGGGTGTCTACAGCCTGGAGGTAGAGGCCGTCTTTAGAGATGGAGGTAGAGATAGGAGGAGGGTGGCTGTAAACGTCAAGGGGCGGTGTAGGAAGGTGAGGACTAAGTACTCTGTAAATGTGGGAGAAGCGGTTAGGGGGATTTCTGTAAAGGCTGTGAAGGACGCCAGGGGGTTGCTTGACTACTTTGTGAAGAGGGGTGTGCCGCATAGGCTCGCCGTGAGGGCGGCGCAGGTGGGGGGCGACGTGTCGCTGAGCGTAGACGCCGTGTTTAACGTCACATCTCCAGAGGTGAGGGAGCGGGCGGTCAGACTCCTGGCGGCTCTGGAGTACCTGTCGCCGGGGGCTGACGTGAGGTTTGAGTTTTCGCCTGCTGTCCAGATAGACAGTGATATGGCGCAGAAGTTTAAGGGGGCGGACTACGCCTTTGACGTGGAGGTGGAGGAGATATGTTGA